The following coding sequences lie in one Mucilaginibacter sp. KACC 22773 genomic window:
- a CDS encoding NAD-dependent epimerase/dehydratase family protein yields MTEKILVIGANGQIGTELVMALRGIHGAENVIASDINDPTYAIRNNGPFEIVNVLDKHNLHHIFDKHRPTQVYLLAAILSAVGEKKPKMAWDLNMTGLIHVLDFAVEFKTAKVFWPSSIAVFGPHSPQYNTPQYCVMDPNTVYGFSKLAGERWCEYYFEKYGVDVRSIRYPGLIGWKASPGGGTTDYAVHIFHEALKNGKYQSFLSADTALPMMYMEDAIRATISLMDAPAEQIKIRSSYNLAGISFTPTQLAEEIKKHIPAFQISYTDTDPRQAIADSWPKSIDDSSAQQDWGWKLEYDLPKMTADMLENLKRVL; encoded by the coding sequence ATGACTGAAAAAATTTTAGTGATTGGTGCCAATGGTCAAATTGGTACCGAATTGGTTATGGCATTACGCGGCATTCACGGTGCCGAAAATGTAATCGCCTCCGATATTAACGATCCTACCTACGCCATCCGCAACAACGGCCCCTTCGAAATTGTAAATGTGCTTGATAAGCATAACCTGCACCACATATTTGATAAACATCGCCCAACCCAGGTTTACCTGCTGGCTGCTATCCTATCTGCCGTAGGCGAAAAAAAGCCAAAAATGGCCTGGGATTTAAACATGACCGGCCTTATCCATGTGCTTGATTTTGCTGTAGAGTTTAAAACGGCCAAGGTTTTCTGGCCAAGCTCTATCGCCGTTTTCGGCCCGCACTCGCCGCAGTATAATACGCCGCAGTATTGCGTAATGGACCCCAACACGGTATATGGCTTTAGCAAACTGGCTGGCGAGCGCTGGTGCGAGTATTATTTTGAAAAATATGGTGTTGATGTGCGCAGCATCCGCTATCCCGGCCTTATCGGCTGGAAAGCCTCGCCCGGCGGCGGCACCACCGACTACGCGGTGCACATATTTCACGAGGCGTTAAAGAATGGTAAGTACCAAAGCTTCCTTTCGGCAGATACCGCCCTGCCGATGATGTATATGGAAGATGCCATCAGGGCTACCATTAGTTTGATGGATGCACCGGCAGAGCAAATTAAAATCCGCTCGTCATACAACCTGGCCGGCATCAGCTTTACACCAACGCAACTGGCCGAAGAAATTAAAAAACATATCCCGGCCTTCCAGATTAGCTATACAGATACCGACCCGCGCCAGGCCATTGCCGATAGCTGGCCCAAATCAATTGACGACAGCAGCGCGCAGCAAGACTGGGGCTGGAAACTGGAATATGACCTGCCCAAAATGACCGCCGATATGCTGGAGAATTTGAAACGGGTACTTTAG
- a CDS encoding DUF3078 domain-containing protein: MLKIRLALLLLASIACSTSAIAQQTDSLKKDTVKIDTAVVNRLRVSPRPNSIPTRVRPIQIQREQIPVTMLDYKVIHWKKAVAFGLNFSQSAFTSNYSAGGVNSVALGTNFVYHTEYNNAPFSYVSELNLTYGVAKNKGQGKRKTNDRIYFDNKVASQLSKHWYLFGALTFESQFDKGFNYVDQGNGRFDAQQISNFMAPGYLTESLGLEYKPAPYFDLRLGTGTARQTFVLDKSVRRFQTDNYGVDTNKTVKNDLAFQMVALFDKDIMKNIHLNTRYALFIPYGQSLKYVTHRVDAVLSARVNRLINVTINGTLLYDQHTSKDAQATEGLALGMLYRFP, translated from the coding sequence ATGTTAAAAATCAGACTTGCCCTGCTTTTATTAGCATCGATAGCCTGCAGCACATCGGCAATTGCCCAGCAAACCGATTCGCTGAAAAAGGACACCGTTAAAATTGATACCGCCGTGGTTAACAGGTTGCGTGTGAGCCCGCGCCCAAACTCAATTCCTACACGGGTGAGGCCCATCCAGATCCAGCGCGAGCAAATCCCGGTTACCATGCTTGACTATAAGGTTATCCATTGGAAAAAAGCGGTAGCGTTCGGGCTCAACTTCAGTCAGTCGGCTTTTACCAGCAACTATAGCGCCGGAGGTGTAAATTCGGTGGCCCTGGGCACAAACTTTGTATACCACACCGAGTATAACAACGCGCCTTTCAGCTATGTATCCGAGCTTAACCTTACTTATGGCGTAGCCAAAAATAAAGGCCAGGGCAAACGTAAAACCAACGACAGGATTTACTTTGATAATAAGGTAGCCTCGCAATTATCAAAACATTGGTATCTTTTCGGGGCGCTAACGTTTGAGTCGCAGTTTGACAAAGGATTTAACTATGTAGACCAGGGCAACGGCCGTTTTGATGCTCAGCAGATCTCGAATTTTATGGCGCCGGGGTATTTAACCGAATCTTTGGGTTTGGAGTATAAGCCAGCCCCTTATTTTGATTTGCGTTTAGGTACGGGTACCGCAAGGCAAACTTTTGTTTTAGATAAAAGCGTACGACGCTTTCAAACAGATAACTACGGCGTAGATACCAACAAAACCGTAAAAAACGATTTAGCATTTCAAATGGTAGCCCTATTTGATAAGGATATTATGAAAAATATCCACCTGAACACACGGTATGCATTGTTTATCCCATATGGCCAGTCGCTTAAATATGTTACCCACCGTGTTGATGCCGTGTTATCGGCCCGGGTAAACCGTTTAATCAACGTTACCATTAATGGTACGCTGTTATATGATCAGCATACCTCAAAAGATGCCCAGGCTACAGAAGGCCTGGCGCTGGGAATGTTGTATAGGTTCCCTTAA
- the ffh gene encoding signal recognition particle protein, with protein sequence MFENLSDKLDRAFKVLKGQGTITEINVAETMKEIRKALLDADVNYKTAKAFTDDVRQKALGNNVLTAISPGQLLTKLMNDELTALMGGTTAELEIKASPTIILIAGLNGAGKTTFTGKLANYLKTQKNKKPLLVADDIYRPAAIDQLEVLGQQIGVPVYSNRESKDPVAIALEGIALAKQNGHNIVIIDTAGRLAIDEAMMVEIEQVKSAVKPHEILFVVDSMTGQDAVNTAKVFNDRLDFTGVVLTKLDGDTRGGAALSIKSVVNKPIKFIGTGEKMEALDVFHPDRMASRILGMGDVVSLVERAQQQFDEKEAAELQKKIRKNKFDFNDFYSQIQQIKKMGNMKDLMGMIPGVGKMMKDVEVDDNAFKAIEAIIQSMTPFEKSNPETINQSRRNRIAKGSGTDLTEVNRLMKQFDDMKKVMKQMSNPAAMAGMMRRMPKM encoded by the coding sequence ATGTTTGAAAATCTTTCGGATAAACTCGACAGGGCCTTTAAGGTACTGAAGGGGCAAGGAACTATTACTGAGATAAACGTGGCCGAAACCATGAAGGAAATCCGCAAGGCCCTTCTTGACGCCGACGTAAACTATAAAACAGCCAAAGCATTCACTGACGATGTAAGGCAAAAAGCACTGGGTAATAATGTATTAACAGCCATATCGCCAGGCCAGTTGCTTACCAAGCTCATGAACGATGAGCTTACCGCGCTTATGGGCGGTACCACAGCCGAGCTGGAAATAAAGGCCTCGCCAACCATTATCCTGATTGCAGGTTTAAACGGTGCGGGTAAAACAACTTTTACAGGCAAGCTGGCCAATTATCTTAAAACGCAAAAAAACAAAAAGCCCTTACTGGTTGCCGATGATATTTACCGCCCAGCGGCTATTGATCAGCTGGAAGTATTAGGCCAGCAAATAGGCGTACCGGTATATTCAAACCGCGAATCGAAAGATCCTGTTGCCATTGCGCTGGAGGGTATTGCTTTGGCCAAACAAAATGGCCATAATATAGTGATTATTGATACCGCCGGCCGCCTGGCTATTGACGAAGCCATGATGGTGGAAATTGAGCAGGTAAAAAGCGCAGTAAAACCACATGAGATATTATTTGTGGTTGACTCTATGACCGGCCAGGATGCCGTAAACACCGCTAAAGTGTTTAACGACAGGCTTGATTTTACCGGGGTAGTATTAACCAAGCTTGATGGTGATACCCGCGGTGGTGCAGCCTTATCTATTAAATCGGTTGTAAATAAGCCGATTAAGTTTATAGGTACCGGCGAAAAAATGGAAGCGCTTGATGTTTTCCACCCCGATCGTATGGCATCCCGTATCCTGGGCATGGGTGACGTTGTCTCTCTGGTTGAGCGCGCCCAGCAGCAGTTTGACGAGAAGGAAGCTGCCGAGCTGCAAAAGAAGATCCGCAAAAACAAATTTGATTTTAACGATTTTTACAGCCAGATACAGCAGATCAAAAAAATGGGTAACATGAAGGATCTGATGGGCATGATTCCGGGCGTAGGCAAAATGATGAAGGATGTTGAAGTTGATGATAATGCTTTTAAAGCTATCGAGGCCATCATCCAATCCATGACACCATTCGAAAAATCGAACCCCGAAACTATTAACCAAAGCCGCCGTAACCGGATAGCCAAAGGTTCCGGAACTGATTTAACCGAAGTAAACCGGCTAATGAAACAGTTTGACGATATGAAAAAGGTAATGAAGCAAATGAGCAACCCCGCCGCCATGGCCGGCATGATGCGCCGGATGCCCAAAATGTAA